One window of Nocardioides dongkuii genomic DNA carries:
- a CDS encoding LacI family DNA-binding transcriptional regulator — protein sequence MADVARLAGVSHQTVSRVVNGQSNLRPETRERVLEAIRQLGYRPNTAARALVTKRSATIGVIGSKSGFWGPSTVHRSIQAAGREAGYYVSSANLQSLTREELLDAINHLRDQGVEAIVLIAATDEALDVARGQEDLGTPVIVVEGEEDKTRWTVGVDQVAGAELGTRHLVELGHTEILHLAGPQSWTEARARLAGWQRAMYAAGLRPSEHVGGDWSARSGYEAGLEIVRRDDVTAVFCANDQMALGLLRALSEGGRSVPGDVSVVGFDDIPEAAYLVPPLTTVRQDFTAVGRRAIEILQAALAGSPGPERLIGPELVVRASSGPPAPRAKTRPRKR from the coding sequence ATGGCCGACGTCGCGCGCCTCGCCGGCGTCTCGCACCAGACGGTGTCGCGGGTCGTCAACGGGCAGAGCAACCTGCGCCCGGAGACCCGGGAGCGGGTGCTGGAGGCGATCCGCCAGCTCGGCTACCGCCCCAACACCGCGGCCCGTGCGCTGGTCACCAAGCGGTCGGCCACGATCGGGGTGATCGGCTCCAAGAGCGGGTTCTGGGGCCCGAGCACGGTGCACCGCTCGATCCAGGCCGCGGGCCGCGAGGCCGGCTACTACGTCAGCTCCGCCAACCTGCAGAGCCTCACCCGCGAGGAGCTGCTCGACGCGATCAACCACCTGCGCGACCAGGGCGTGGAGGCGATCGTGCTGATCGCCGCCACCGACGAGGCGCTCGACGTCGCGCGCGGCCAGGAGGACCTCGGCACCCCGGTGATCGTGGTCGAGGGCGAGGAGGACAAGACCCGGTGGACCGTCGGCGTCGACCAGGTCGCCGGCGCCGAGCTCGGCACCCGTCACCTCGTCGAGCTCGGGCACACCGAGATCCTGCACCTCGCCGGGCCGCAGTCCTGGACCGAGGCCCGGGCCCGGCTCGCCGGGTGGCAGCGCGCCATGTACGCCGCGGGCCTGCGTCCCTCCGAGCACGTCGGCGGCGACTGGTCGGCGCGCAGCGGCTACGAGGCCGGCCTCGAGATCGTCCGGCGCGACGACGTCACCGCGGTCTTCTGCGCCAACGACCAGATGGCGCTCGGCCTGCTCCGGGCGCTGTCCGAGGGCGGCCGGTCGGTCCCCGGCGACGTGAGCGTCGTCGGGTTCGACGACATCCCGGAGGCGGCGTACCTCGTCCCGCCCCTGACCACCGTGCGCCAGGACTTCACGGCCGTCGGCCGGCGCGCGATCGAGATCCTCCAGGCCGCCCTCGCGGGCTCGCCGGGCCCCGAGCGGCTGATCGGCCCGGAGCTCGTCGTGCGCGCCAGCAGCGGCCCGCCCGCCCCCCGTGCGAAGACCCGACCGAGGAAGAGGTAG
- the araB gene encoding ribulokinase, producing MPDRDQYVVGADYGTLSGRAVVVRVSDGAELGTAVHEYPHAVIEDRLPDDGRRLPPDWALQVPEDYREVLRTAVPAAVAASGVDPADVIGIATDFTACTMVPCLADGTPLSEAGYADRPHAYVKLWKHHAAQGQADRVTRLAKERGESWLPRYGGLISSEWELAKGLQLFEEDRELYDRTDRWVEAADWIVWQLCGDYVRNACTAGYKGVLQDGEYPSADYLEALAPGFGPFFADKVEHPIGQLGARAGTLTAEAAAWTGLPEGIAVAVGNVDAHVTAPAARAVDAGQMVAIMGTSTCHVMSADVLREVPGMCGVVDGGIVAGSWGYEAGQSGVGDIFGWFTSSSVPPAYAEAAAAAGESLHEHLTRLASAQEVGQHGLVALDWHSGNRSVLVDHELSGLVVGQTLATRPEDVYRALLEATAFGTRVIVETFRDSGVPVEEFIVAGGLAKNPLLMQVYADVTRLPLSIIDSEQGPALGSAIHAAVAAGAYPDVPTAAKAMGKVRHAVYRPDEARAQAYDALFGIYLELHDHFGRDTTTMRRLKAIRRGALAGTGE from the coding sequence ATGCCCGACCGGGACCAGTACGTCGTCGGCGCGGACTACGGCACGCTGTCCGGCCGCGCCGTGGTCGTCCGCGTCAGCGACGGCGCCGAGCTCGGCACCGCCGTGCACGAGTACCCGCACGCCGTGATCGAGGACCGGCTGCCCGACGACGGCCGGCGGCTGCCGCCGGACTGGGCGCTGCAGGTGCCCGAGGACTACCGCGAGGTGCTGCGCACCGCCGTCCCGGCGGCCGTCGCCGCGTCGGGTGTCGACCCCGCCGACGTGATCGGCATCGCCACCGACTTCACCGCGTGCACGATGGTGCCCTGCCTCGCTGACGGCACCCCGCTCTCCGAGGCCGGGTACGCCGACCGCCCGCACGCCTACGTCAAGCTGTGGAAGCACCACGCCGCGCAGGGCCAGGCCGACCGGGTGACCCGGTTGGCGAAGGAGCGCGGCGAGTCCTGGCTGCCGCGGTACGGCGGCCTGATCTCCTCGGAGTGGGAGCTGGCCAAGGGCCTGCAGCTCTTCGAGGAGGACCGCGAGCTCTACGACCGCACCGACCGCTGGGTCGAGGCGGCCGACTGGATCGTGTGGCAGCTGTGCGGCGACTACGTCCGCAACGCCTGCACGGCCGGCTACAAGGGCGTGCTCCAGGACGGCGAGTACCCCTCGGCCGACTACCTCGAGGCGCTCGCCCCCGGCTTCGGGCCGTTCTTCGCCGACAAGGTCGAGCACCCGATCGGCCAGCTCGGCGCGCGCGCCGGCACCCTCACCGCCGAGGCCGCGGCGTGGACCGGCCTGCCGGAGGGCATCGCGGTCGCGGTCGGCAACGTCGACGCCCACGTCACCGCGCCGGCCGCCCGGGCCGTGGACGCCGGGCAGATGGTCGCGATCATGGGCACCTCCACGTGCCACGTGATGAGCGCCGACGTGCTCCGGGAGGTGCCCGGCATGTGCGGGGTCGTCGACGGCGGCATCGTCGCCGGCAGCTGGGGCTACGAGGCCGGCCAGAGCGGCGTGGGCGACATCTTCGGCTGGTTCACGTCGTCCTCGGTGCCTCCGGCGTACGCCGAGGCGGCGGCCGCCGCGGGCGAGTCGCTGCACGAGCACCTCACCCGCCTGGCCTCGGCCCAGGAGGTCGGCCAGCACGGCCTGGTCGCCCTCGACTGGCACAGCGGCAACCGCTCGGTGCTCGTCGACCACGAGCTCTCCGGGCTGGTCGTCGGGCAGACCCTGGCCACCCGGCCCGAGGACGTCTACCGGGCGCTGCTCGAGGCGACCGCCTTCGGCACCCGGGTGATCGTGGAGACCTTCCGCGACAGCGGCGTCCCGGTCGAGGAGTTCATCGTCGCCGGCGGCCTGGCGAAGAACCCCCTGCTGATGCAGGTCTACGCCGACGTCACCCGCCTGCCGCTCTCGATCATCGACTCCGAGCAGGGCCCGGCGCTGGGCTCGGCGATCCACGCGGCGGTCGCCGCGGGCGCCTACCCCGACGTGCCCACGGCGGCGAAGGCGATGGGCAAGGTCCGGCACGCGGTCTACCGGCCCGACGAGGCCCGCGCCCAGGCGTACGACGCGCTGTTCGGGATCTACCTCGAGCTGCACGACCACTTCGGGCGCGACACCACCACGATGCGCCGGCTCAAGGCGATCCGCCGCGGGGCGCTGGCCGGGACGGGGGAGTGA
- a CDS encoding L-ribulose-5-phosphate 4-epimerase yields the protein MSASTSAGTDVQETIGRLRREVCALHEQLTRYQLVVWTAGNVSARVPGHDLLVIKPSGVSYDDLTPENMVVCDLQGRVVDGEHAPSSDTEAQAYVYREMPHVGGVVHTHSTYATAWASRGEPVPCVLTMGADEFGGEIPVGPFAIIGDDSIGRGIVETLRGSRSPAVLMRNHGVFTIGPTAKAAVKAAVMCEDVARTVHVARQLGEPLAIEQSAVDALHDRYQNVYGQR from the coding sequence ATGAGCGCGAGCACCAGCGCCGGCACCGACGTGCAGGAGACGATCGGCCGGCTGCGCCGCGAGGTCTGCGCGCTGCACGAGCAGCTGACCCGCTACCAGCTGGTCGTGTGGACCGCCGGCAACGTCTCGGCGCGGGTGCCCGGCCACGACCTGCTGGTGATCAAGCCCAGCGGGGTCTCCTACGACGACCTGACGCCGGAGAACATGGTCGTCTGCGACCTGCAGGGCCGGGTCGTCGACGGCGAGCACGCGCCGTCCTCCGACACCGAGGCGCAGGCCTACGTCTACCGCGAGATGCCGCACGTCGGCGGCGTGGTGCACACCCATTCGACGTACGCCACCGCGTGGGCGAGCCGCGGCGAGCCGGTGCCGTGCGTGCTGACGATGGGCGCCGACGAGTTCGGCGGCGAGATCCCCGTGGGGCCGTTCGCGATCATCGGCGACGACTCCATCGGCCGCGGGATCGTCGAGACGCTGCGCGGGAGCCGCTCGCCCGCGGTGCTGATGCGCAACCACGGCGTCTTCACCATCGGGCCCACCGCGAAGGCGGCGGTGAAGGCGGCGGTGATGTGCGAGGACGTCGCCCGCACGGTGCACGTCGCGCGCCAGCTCGGCGAGCCGCTCGCGATCGAGCAGTCCGCCGTCGACGCCCTCCACGACCGCTACCAGAACGTCTACGGCCAGCGCTGA
- the araA gene encoding L-arabinose isomerase, with protein sequence MSTPTAPSTPAPEVWFLTGSQALYGPETLDQVAAQSQAIAARLDATPDQPVRVVWKPVLLDAVSIHRRMLEANSDPQCVGVIAWMHTFSPAKMWIAGLDALRKPLLHLHTQAGMELPWSTIDMDFMNLNQAAHGDREFGYIQSRLGVARKTVAGHVDSPVVAARIGQWARAALGRDELRRLKLVRFGDNMRDVAVTEGDKVEAQLRFGVSVNTYGVNDLVAVVDQVADADVDKLVAEYADTYAVAPELLPGGDRHESLRVGARIELGLREFLTEGGFGAFTTNFEDLGGLRQLPGLAVQRLMADGYGFGGEGDWKTSVLLRATKVMAAGLPGGTSFMEDYTYHLVPGEEKILGAHMLEVCPSITTSRPSLEVHPLSIGGREDPVRLRFTADPGPGVVAGLSDLGDRFRLTVNEIDVVEPDEALPRLPVACAVWEPRPSLSTSAESWLMAGAPHHTVLSKSIGAEVLEDFAEMTGTEMLTIDADTTPRAFQRELRWNAAYHRLAQGI encoded by the coding sequence ATGAGCACCCCCACGGCCCCGTCCACCCCCGCCCCGGAGGTCTGGTTCCTCACCGGCAGCCAGGCGCTGTACGGGCCGGAGACGCTCGACCAGGTCGCCGCGCAGTCGCAGGCGATCGCGGCGCGCCTCGACGCCACGCCCGACCAGCCGGTCCGGGTCGTCTGGAAGCCGGTGCTGCTCGACGCGGTCTCGATCCACCGCCGGATGCTGGAGGCCAACAGCGACCCGCAGTGCGTCGGCGTGATCGCGTGGATGCACACCTTCTCGCCGGCCAAGATGTGGATCGCCGGGCTCGACGCGCTGCGCAAGCCGCTGCTGCACCTGCACACGCAGGCCGGCATGGAGCTGCCGTGGTCGACGATCGACATGGACTTCATGAACCTCAACCAGGCCGCGCACGGCGACCGCGAGTTCGGCTACATCCAGTCGCGGCTCGGCGTCGCCCGCAAGACCGTCGCCGGCCACGTCGACTCCCCGGTCGTGGCCGCGCGGATCGGCCAGTGGGCGCGCGCCGCGCTGGGCCGCGACGAGCTGCGCCGCCTCAAGCTGGTGCGGTTCGGCGACAACATGCGCGACGTCGCGGTGACCGAGGGCGACAAGGTCGAGGCGCAGCTGCGGTTCGGCGTCTCGGTGAACACCTACGGCGTCAACGACCTGGTGGCCGTCGTCGACCAGGTGGCCGACGCCGACGTCGACAAGCTCGTCGCCGAGTACGCCGACACCTACGCCGTCGCCCCGGAGCTGCTCCCCGGCGGTGATCGCCACGAGTCGCTGCGGGTCGGCGCGCGCATCGAGCTGGGCCTGCGCGAGTTCCTCACCGAGGGCGGCTTCGGCGCCTTCACCACCAACTTCGAGGACCTCGGCGGGCTGCGCCAGCTGCCCGGCCTGGCCGTGCAGCGGCTGATGGCCGACGGCTACGGCTTCGGCGGCGAGGGCGACTGGAAGACCTCGGTGCTGCTCCGCGCCACCAAGGTGATGGCGGCCGGGCTGCCCGGCGGCACCTCGTTCATGGAGGACTACACCTACCACCTGGTCCCCGGCGAGGAGAAGATCCTCGGCGCGCACATGCTCGAGGTGTGCCCGTCGATCACCACGTCCCGGCCGTCGCTGGAGGTGCACCCGCTCTCGATCGGCGGCCGCGAGGACCCGGTGCGGCTGCGGTTCACCGCCGACCCCGGCCCCGGCGTCGTCGCCGGGCTCTCCGACCTCGGCGACCGCTTCCGCCTGACCGTCAACGAGATCGACGTCGTCGAGCCGGACGAGGCGCTGCCGCGGCTGCCGGTGGCGTGCGCCGTCTGGGAGCCCCGCCCGTCGCTCTCGACCTCGGCCGAGTCCTGGCTGATGGCCGGCGCCCCGCACCACACGGTGCTGTCCAAGTCGATCGGCGCCGAGGTGCTCGAGGACTTCGCCGAGATGACCGGCACCGAGATGCTCACCATCGACGCCGACACCACCCCGCGGGCCTTCCAGCGCGAGCTGCGCTGGAACGCGGCGTACCACCGGCTGGCGCAGGGGATCTGA
- a CDS encoding VOC family protein produces the protein MTLSLGMINFDSTDPAPLAAWWAEQTGGTVDDPYGGTFLLVRGGSLPLMLAFQQVGDPTPGKNKIHLDLSAPDLDAEVERLVAAGATVVGDRGDEDFRWVTLADPQGNEFCVAAADTAESEMGG, from the coding sequence ATGACGCTCTCACTCGGCATGATCAACTTCGACAGCACCGACCCCGCCCCGCTCGCCGCCTGGTGGGCCGAGCAGACCGGCGGGACGGTCGACGATCCGTACGGCGGCACCTTCCTGCTCGTCCGCGGCGGCTCCCTCCCCCTGATGCTCGCCTTCCAGCAGGTCGGCGACCCCACCCCGGGGAAGAACAAGATCCACCTCGACCTCAGCGCCCCCGACCTCGACGCGGAGGTCGAGCGGCTGGTCGCCGCGGGCGCCACGGTCGTGGGCGACCGCGGCGACGAGGACTTCCGGTGGGTCACGCTGGCCGACCCGCAGGGCAACGAGTTCTGCGTGGCCGCCGCCGACACCGCCGAGTCCGAGATGGGCGGCTGA
- a CDS encoding helix-turn-helix domain-containing protein, with protein MSELGEYLRSQRERLTPAQVDVPHTGHRRVPGLRREEVAMLAGISVDYYGRLEQGRERSPSTQLLEALAAALRLDDDGRQHLFRLAGLAPRAQPGPTIERVDPRLRQLMDAWKTHPALVVTRAYDVLVANELGDALFGWSDAEGKRRDNLMALVFLEPRGRSLYRDWDRVAIDSVAAFRLGHGADPHHPRTQELLAELLSRSPEFQELWAKHDARGKSAGTKEFVHPEVGPLTLHAQAFDVRSAPGQELVVYHAEAGSPSAAALDLLGTLAATARRHQPAPDDRLLRDA; from the coding sequence GTGAGCGAGCTCGGTGAGTACCTCCGGTCGCAGCGGGAGCGGCTGACCCCGGCCCAGGTCGACGTGCCGCACACCGGCCACCGGCGAGTGCCGGGGCTGCGCCGGGAGGAGGTCGCCATGCTCGCCGGCATCAGTGTCGACTACTACGGACGCCTCGAGCAGGGCCGTGAACGCAGTCCCTCCACGCAGCTGCTCGAAGCGCTCGCCGCAGCGCTCCGACTCGACGACGACGGACGCCAGCACCTCTTCCGCCTGGCCGGACTGGCCCCCCGCGCTCAGCCCGGGCCCACCATCGAGCGGGTCGACCCCCGCCTGCGCCAGCTGATGGATGCGTGGAAGACCCACCCGGCGCTCGTCGTCACCCGCGCCTACGACGTCCTCGTCGCGAACGAGCTGGGCGACGCCCTGTTCGGGTGGTCCGACGCCGAGGGGAAGCGACGCGACAACCTGATGGCGCTGGTCTTCCTGGAGCCGCGGGGTCGTTCGCTCTACCGCGACTGGGATCGCGTGGCCATCGACTCGGTCGCCGCGTTCCGCCTGGGACACGGAGCCGACCCGCACCACCCCCGGACCCAGGAGCTGCTGGCCGAGCTGCTGAGCCGCAGCCCGGAGTTCCAGGAGCTGTGGGCCAAGCACGACGCGCGCGGGAAGAGCGCGGGGACCAAGGAGTTCGTGCACCCGGAGGTGGGACCGCTCACGCTCCACGCGCAGGCGTTCGACGTCCGATCAGCCCCCGGCCAGGAGCTGGTCGTCTACCACGCAGAGGCGGGCTCCCCGTCGGCCGCGGCCCTCGACCTGCTCGGCACGCTCGCCGCCACCGCCCGCCGACACCAACCGGCTCCCGACGACCGCCTCCTGCGGGACGCCTAG
- a CDS encoding SDR family oxidoreductase: MSVVVITGASSGIGAAVAAHLARAGHQVLAGARRADRLQSLVEEHGAAAQAAGGCLEARALDVTDRQDTRAFVEAAVQRFGRVDVLVNNAGVMPLSRLDAQLVDEWDQMIDVNVRGLLHGIAAVLPHFTEQGSGHVVTVASIGAHSVAPTAAVYCGTKYAAWAITEGLRLESDSSLRVTTISPGVVESELASTITDPDAAQAMRSYRAASISPEAIAQAIAFAMDQPADVDVNEIVIRPSRQRG; this comes from the coding sequence GTGAGTGTCGTCGTGATCACTGGCGCGAGCAGCGGCATCGGGGCTGCTGTCGCCGCCCACCTGGCGCGAGCCGGCCACCAGGTCCTCGCCGGGGCGCGCCGGGCCGACCGGCTGCAGTCCCTGGTCGAGGAGCACGGGGCCGCGGCGCAGGCTGCCGGAGGGTGCCTCGAGGCACGCGCCCTGGACGTGACCGACCGGCAGGACACCCGGGCGTTCGTCGAGGCTGCCGTCCAGCGCTTCGGGCGCGTCGACGTGCTCGTCAACAACGCCGGGGTGATGCCCCTGTCGCGCCTGGACGCCCAGCTCGTCGACGAGTGGGACCAGATGATCGACGTCAACGTCCGTGGCCTCCTGCACGGCATCGCCGCCGTGCTGCCCCACTTCACCGAGCAGGGCTCGGGTCATGTCGTGACCGTCGCCTCGATCGGTGCCCACTCGGTGGCGCCGACGGCTGCGGTCTACTGCGGCACGAAGTACGCAGCGTGGGCCATCACCGAGGGGCTTCGCCTGGAGTCCGACTCCTCGCTGCGGGTCACCACGATCTCGCCGGGCGTCGTCGAGTCGGAGCTGGCGTCGACGATCACGGACCCGGACGCCGCCCAGGCCATGCGGTCCTACCGCGCGGCATCGATCTCGCCCGAGGCGATCGCCCAGGCGATCGCCTTCGCGATGGACCAGCCGGCCGACGTCGACGTCAACGAGATCGTGATCCGTCCGAGCCGTCAGCGTGGATAG
- a CDS encoding SDR family oxidoreductase, with protein sequence MTETSTTTTTDDQRVAIVTGGSRGIGREVARRLAADGQRVAVGYAGNEAAAQETVDAITSHGGHAFAQRADVADEHDVAALFDEAEARFGGVDVVVNAAGTMTLGPIADFDLDVLDRMHRTNIRGTFVVNQAAARRLRDGGAIINFSTSVKKLALPGYGPYAASKGAVDAVSLVLAKELRGRDITVNAVAPGPTATALFLDGKDEETISQMSRMNPLERLGTPEDIAEVVALLAGPGRWINGQTLYANGGMV encoded by the coding sequence ATGACAGAGACCAGCACCACGACCACCACGGACGACCAGCGGGTCGCGATCGTCACCGGCGGCTCCCGAGGCATCGGCCGCGAGGTGGCCCGACGACTCGCGGCGGACGGGCAGCGGGTCGCGGTCGGCTACGCCGGGAACGAGGCAGCCGCGCAGGAGACCGTCGACGCGATCACCTCGCACGGCGGCCACGCCTTCGCCCAGCGCGCCGACGTCGCCGACGAGCACGACGTCGCGGCGCTCTTCGACGAGGCCGAGGCCCGGTTCGGCGGCGTGGACGTCGTCGTCAACGCGGCCGGGACGATGACCCTCGGCCCGATCGCCGACTTCGACCTGGACGTGCTCGATCGGATGCACCGCACCAACATCCGCGGCACGTTCGTCGTCAACCAGGCCGCCGCCCGCCGGCTGCGCGACGGCGGAGCCATCATCAACTTCTCGACGTCGGTGAAGAAGCTCGCGCTCCCCGGCTACGGCCCGTACGCCGCGAGCAAGGGCGCGGTGGATGCCGTCAGCCTCGTGCTCGCCAAGGAGCTGCGCGGACGTGACATCACCGTCAACGCCGTCGCGCCCGGTCCCACCGCCACTGCTCTCTTCCTGGACGGCAAGGACGAGGAGACCATCAGCCAGATGTCGAGGATGAACCCGCTCGAGCGGCTCGGCACCCCCGAGGACATCGCCGAGGTCGTCGCCCTGCTCGCCGGTCCCGGGCGATGGATCAACGGCCAGACCCTCTACGCCAACGGCGGCATGGTCTGA
- a CDS encoding SDR family oxidoreductase, producing MSRILITGAGTGIGRLTALTLANQGHSVVASMRDPSARNREKAAGLLRHAEEHDVDLRVVELDVLSEQSAHDAVSEIVETAGGLDVVVHNAAHLMFGITEAFEPDQVLAAFDTNTVGALRVNRAALPVMRQQGSGLLVWVGSGTSFVVPPFLSPYTAAKAAFDSFAESVAVEVARFGIETSIVLPGPFTQGTAHFPNAEFPRDEAVAAAYDALYGAALARNGEATESLFAPGVEQDVQGVANEIARVVALPHGDRPYRSGVDYSDFGDEAVSAVAQAQRSRLLHRMGLADTLRPAGAARPAGRNRSG from the coding sequence ATGTCCCGCATCCTCATCACCGGCGCCGGCACCGGCATCGGCCGCCTCACCGCCCTCACCCTCGCGAACCAGGGCCACAGCGTCGTCGCCTCCATGCGAGACCCGTCGGCCCGCAACCGGGAGAAGGCGGCCGGCCTCCTCCGGCACGCCGAGGAGCACGACGTCGACCTGCGCGTCGTGGAGCTCGACGTCCTCAGCGAGCAGTCCGCCCACGACGCCGTCTCCGAGATCGTCGAGACGGCCGGGGGCCTGGACGTGGTCGTCCACAACGCGGCGCACCTCATGTTCGGCATCACGGAGGCGTTCGAGCCCGACCAGGTCCTCGCCGCCTTCGACACCAACACCGTCGGCGCGCTGCGGGTGAACCGGGCGGCCCTCCCCGTGATGCGGCAGCAGGGCTCGGGCCTGCTGGTCTGGGTCGGCAGCGGCACCAGCTTCGTCGTGCCCCCGTTCCTCTCGCCCTACACCGCCGCCAAGGCCGCGTTCGACTCGTTCGCCGAGTCGGTCGCCGTCGAGGTCGCGCGCTTCGGGATCGAGACCTCGATCGTCCTCCCGGGACCGTTCACGCAGGGGACCGCGCACTTCCCCAACGCCGAGTTCCCCCGCGACGAGGCCGTCGCGGCGGCGTACGACGCGCTGTACGGCGCGGCGCTGGCGCGCAACGGCGAGGCGACCGAGTCCCTCTTCGCGCCCGGGGTGGAGCAGGATGTCCAGGGCGTCGCGAACGAGATCGCCCGCGTCGTCGCGCTGCCCCACGGTGACCGCCCCTACCGCAGCGGCGTCGACTACTCCGACTTCGGCGACGAGGCCGTGTCCGCGGTGGCGCAGGCCCAGCGCTCGCGGCTGCTGCACCGGATGGGCCTGGCCGACACCCTGCGCCCGGCCGGCGCGGCGCGACCGGCGGGGAGGAACCGATCCGGCTGA
- a CDS encoding response regulator transcription factor — MPSPKALVVEDAEEFVRMARRILEQEGFEVHVATSGERALGMARDQDFELVLIDVALPGMDGFDVCQQLRGFSDAYVLMVTGRTAEVEKIVGFRVGADDYVTKPYSPAELSARIAAMRRRPRQARAAGARAFGRMELDPQSREVTVDGGQVAMTRIEFDLLHVLSETPRRVFSRVQLLETIWGHAQGDAHVVDVHIGNLRRKLRQALGEEDPIRTVRGVGYKFDPVT, encoded by the coding sequence ATGCCCTCGCCGAAAGCCCTCGTCGTCGAAGACGCCGAGGAGTTCGTGCGCATGGCGCGGCGGATCCTGGAGCAGGAGGGCTTCGAGGTCCACGTCGCCACCTCGGGGGAGCGGGCGCTCGGCATGGCCCGCGACCAGGACTTCGAGCTCGTCCTCATCGACGTCGCGCTGCCCGGGATGGACGGCTTCGACGTCTGCCAGCAGCTGCGCGGCTTCAGCGACGCCTACGTCCTGATGGTCACCGGCCGCACCGCGGAGGTCGAGAAGATCGTGGGCTTCCGCGTCGGCGCCGACGACTACGTCACCAAGCCCTACTCCCCGGCCGAGCTGTCGGCGCGGATCGCCGCGATGCGACGCCGCCCGCGGCAGGCGCGGGCGGCAGGCGCGCGGGCCTTCGGACGGATGGAGCTCGACCCCCAGTCGCGCGAGGTGACCGTCGACGGCGGCCAGGTGGCGATGACCCGCATCGAGTTCGACCTGCTGCACGTGCTCAGCGAGACGCCGCGCCGTGTCTTCTCCCGGGTGCAGCTCCTCGAGACGATCTGGGGGCACGCCCAGGGCGACGCGCACGTGGTCGACGTCCACATCGGCAACCTGCGTCGCAAGCTCCGCCAGGCGCTGGGCGAGGAGGACCCGATCCGCACGGTGCGCGGCGTCGGCTACAAGTTCGACCCCGTCACGTGA
- a CDS encoding Hpt domain-containing protein, with product MEAVDRAVLERLADELGDPEAAVDIVRGYLDLLPQRLKELGDDPGDPAGDPDADLARRRAAHTLKSGAQLLGAFPLAEAAAAVEHGGGSADAVRREARAASRAWRRWLAAALARRP from the coding sequence ATGGAAGCAGTGGACCGCGCGGTGCTCGAGCGCCTCGCGGACGAGCTGGGCGACCCGGAGGCGGCCGTCGACATCGTCCGCGGGTACCTCGACCTGCTCCCGCAGCGGCTCAAGGAGCTCGGGGACGACCCGGGCGACCCCGCCGGCGACCCCGACGCCGACCTGGCCCGGCGGCGCGCGGCGCACACCCTGAAGTCCGGCGCCCAGCTGCTCGGCGCCTTCCCGCTCGCCGAGGCGGCCGCGGCCGTCGAGCACGGCGGTGGCTCGGCCGACGCCGTACGCCGCGAGGCCCGGGCCGCCTCCCGGGCCTGGCGCCGGTGGCTGGCCGCGGCGCTGGCCCGCCGGCCGTAG